A window of Bacteroidota bacterium genomic DNA:
TAAAAAATGAAATAAGCCAGGAGAATTCAGCAAACCAGTTAATTCAATATAAAGGAATCAATCAATTGGGACAGGGATATCCCGATGAAAAGACGCTTAAAAAGCTCAAATCCTACCTGGATGAATTGAACAATTATTATATAGAACTTTACAATAAAGCCAATGCAGAAAAAGACAAGTTGATTTCTTCTTTTCAGACTACCGAAAAACAGAAGCAGGAATTTTTAAAAATTAAAAGGGAATATGATAACGAATCTTTGCGCGAGCTGGTAACCAATTCAAATGAAACAGATCGAATTGTGGAATATCACCATCATCTTTATCAGAAAATTGATCCCGTCTTTTATGATTCGCCGGACAAGTTTATCAAAGCTCATTTTTATGCCCCAAGAAAACAAATCATGGGAGCTTATCTAAGCACTTTTGTAATTAATCTGATTATCATCTGGCTAATTACGGTCCTTTTTTATGTTGCCCTCTATTTTAGATGGCTGAAAAAATTATTATTTCTATTTGGCCCTGAAAAGAAAGAGCACTCATCCTATTGAAAATCGTAAAGGCTAAAACCTAAAAATTTACTGGATCTCGACCATGTTAAAAGGAACATGAATAATAGATTCATAATCCTCACCAGCCTCCAGCATATCCTCGTCATCTTCCTCGTAATACCAGTTAATATTAACCGGATGGTTGTTTTTATAAATAGCCTCAAGTTTTTTAAAGACATCGAGAATACATTTCGAAGAACTGGTATTGAAATATTCGAGTTGAATATTCACAACAGTAGATCCCTGTGCATTTTGAGCATAATTTTCAAGCCAGTCAACCAATGGCTTATAAAATTCGATTGAGTTTTCAGGTATAGAACGTCCTTTGATTTCAATAATGCCTTTACTTGCATCAAAGTTAACAGTAGGCGTTTTTTGTGTTCCTTCAACAAAAAGTGATTCCATACTTGTTATAATTAATTTAATTACTTACCAAACAAAAAATTATGAGACAGAAATGTTCAATGTGAATAAATAATAATCTCCATTAAATTCATTAAATATATACTGCATTTTGTTACCAGTTTTACGGGCAATATCAACAAAACCCAGACCACCGCCTCCTTTTGACGTAAGCCTTTGATGGTTTAAAATAAACTTATACATTTCTTTCAACTCTTCTTCTGTCAGAGAGTTTATCTTATCAATTCTATCTTTTAAAAATTTTATTTTAGTGGTTAAAATAAAATTCGTTGTTGAGATAACATATTCCTTGCCTTCTTTAGAAACAACCAGTATGCCAAAATTAGGATCAAAGTCAAATCCGCTATTTTCAGGAGGATTATCCAGGTGATGATATAAATTTTGTAAGGTTTCAACCATCACATTGTAAATCCTTCTTTTTAACTTTCCATCTTCTTTTGTTTCATTCAACTTTATTTCAATAGCCTCGAGTACATAGTCAATTAATTCAGATGTAATACATCCTTTATAAGCCAAAAGGATGTTTTTCTCGTATAACTCATCATAAAAATGCTCTAAATCAAAATTCATCTGGGATTAAATTTCGCCTTACGTTTAACAGAATAAAAAAGCCCAAATCACTATACCTCTAACCTATTCCAACCACTAAAAATCTATTCTTTAATCTTTTTAAAATTAAAAATTTTTTAAGGACAATCTTATTTTTTACCTATTTTTTTAAGTAAAAAATAAAATATCTAACTTAAACTTTCATCCTGTTGCTATTCTTCAGTAGAGGACAGAACCGGATTGCTTTTTCTTGAACCTGCATAAAGCAGGAACCTTTGGAATTTACATTCCAGGGCCCCATTATAAAGAGTATAAGTTTTATCGGGATGTAAGCCAAAATACTTCAAAGCATCAAAATTACTGCTGATAATCCAGGCATCGAAACCTGTATATTCCTTCTTGAGATGATCGCCCACTGCTTTATAGAAACTAAAGATATTGGTTTTTCTCATTCTTTCTCCGTAAGGAGGGTTGGTAACCAGCAATCCTTTATGTTGAAAAGCGGCTCCGGATGTTTCTTCGAAAGAACAAACATTTAACTTAACTTTATTATGCAGGGAAGCATTTCTCAAATTTGTACGTGCAATCTGAATGGCTTTGGAAGAGATGTCCGAACCAACTATCTCGCAGTTAAAATCCCTAGTAGAAGAATCATCTTCAGTGACTTCACTGAACAAATCCGGATCAAAATCCAACCAGTTTTCAAAGCCAAAACGCTTTCTATAGATACCCGGAGGGATACCCATAGCAATAAGCGCAGCCTCAATCAGAAGAGTGCCAGAGCCACACATGGGGTCAACAAAATCTGTTTTGCCCTCCCAACCGGAAAGCATAATCATCCCGGCAGCAAGCACCTCATTCAGAGGGGCTATATCAGTGGAAACCCTGTACCCTCTTTTATGCAAGGAATCTCCCGAACTGTCAAGAAGTACATCACAATTATCTTCTGA
This region includes:
- a CDS encoding THUMP domain-containing protein; its protein translation is MESSVEKYKMIAKTFVGLEGVLAKELNDLGAEEVTILKRAVSFTGDKKMMYRANFNLRTALRILKPVFSFQASDNDQLYKAIYDFDWSQYIKLGHTIAIDAVVNSKYFNNSQYVELKVKDAIVDQFRERIGKRPSVDLENPSIRINIHISEDNCDVLLDSSGDSLHKRGYRVSTDIAPLNEVLAAGMIMLSGWEGKTDFVDPMCGSGTLLIEAALIAMGIPPGIYRKRFGFENWLDFDPDLFSEVTEDDSSTRDFNCEIVGSDISSKAIQIARTNLRNASLHNKVKLNVCSFEETSGAAFQHKGLLVTNPPYGERMRKTNIFSFYKAVGDHLKKEYTGFDAWIISSNFDALKYFGLHPDKTYTLYNGALECKFQRFLLYAGSRKSNPVLSSTEE
- a CDS encoding DUF1987 domain-containing protein encodes the protein MESLFVEGTQKTPTVNFDASKGIIEIKGRSIPENSIEFYKPLVDWLENYAQNAQGSTVVNIQLEYFNTSSSKCILDVFKKLEAIYKNNHPVNINWYYEEDDEDMLEAGEDYESIIHVPFNMVEIQ
- a CDS encoding SiaB family protein kinase, translated to MNFDLEHFYDELYEKNILLAYKGCITSELIDYVLEAIEIKLNETKEDGKLKRRIYNVMVETLQNLYHHLDNPPENSGFDFDPNFGILVVSKEGKEYVISTTNFILTTKIKFLKDRIDKINSLTEEELKEMYKFILNHQRLTSKGGGGLGFVDIARKTGNKMQYIFNEFNGDYYLFTLNISVS